The Haloplanus sp. CK5-1 genome segment TCGCCACTCAGACCGAGCAATCTTTGGACAACGTAATGGCCATCCTCGCCGAGGAGGGGGCCGACGCGAGCGACCTGCTGAAAGTCACCATCTTCCTCGACGACATCGACGACTTCGACGAGATGAACGAGACGTACGGGACCTACTTCGACGAGGAACCCCCGGCTCGGAGCGCCGTCGAAGTCGGCAACGTGCCGAAGGGTGCGGCCCTCGAAATCGAGGCCATCGCCGACGTGGCGTGATCGCTCGGGCGACCGGCGTATGAACGCCCGACAGAAGTCGAGCGCTCTGTGGGGAGTGGTCGGGGCGCTCTCCTTTCTCGTCCTCGTCCAGGGCTACCGACTGCTACTCGGTCCCCTCGGCGTCGGCACGGCCGTCGTCGCCGTGGTCACACTCGCCGTCGCCGGCGCGACGACCGGTCTCAGTTACGTCCTGGAGCCTCGGATGCGGGAAAACGGAAGGAGTTAAAGGGCCGAGCGAGTAGTCGGTAACTGCGGGCCGGGATGGCCGAGTGGTAAGGCGCACGCCTGGAAAGCGTGTTCCCTCTGGGATCCAGGGTTCAAATCCCTGTCCCGGCGTCTCCCGTTTTCGACGACAGCTACGACATCGCGTCTCGGGGCATGATCAGATCACCGCCACACTCGGGACAGCGCACGAGTGATCCGGTCACGCCCGTCGTGGTCCGGTACTCGGCGTGGTCACAGTCGGTACAGACCCACTCCGCGACGTGTTTCTCGACCGGCGACGGCTCCTCGGGGACGGGACTGCCGTGGCCGTCTTTGAGGGACATGGTAACGCTTGACACTCTTCCCACTTAAGTCACACGACGGAATCATACCCAGATCACTGGACGATCGGGCACCGCTTTCGGATTTCGGTGCCCGGGTCGACAGCCTCGCACGGCGTCGGAATCGGAGAAAGGTTGATGTACCGTGGGGTCGTCTCCACGGGTGACAATGCCTGACACGAAAAGTGGTCGCGAGCGAAAGGGCCGGAAGAAGCGCGAACAACTGCGCCAGCGCCTGTACGAGCGGGAGCTCGAAACGCTCGACGACGAGGGCGAGTTACCGGAGTTCGGCGAGGACGAGTAGGCCGTCGGCGTGCTTATATCGGTCCCGTTC includes the following:
- a CDS encoding Rid family detoxifying hydrolase; translated protein: MKRTISTDDAPAAVGAYSQATTNGDLLFTAGQLPLTTDGDLLDEESVATQTEQSLDNVMAILAEEGADASDLLKVTIFLDDIDDFDEMNETYGTYFDEEPPARSAVEVGNVPKGAALEIEAIADVA